One Halosegnis longus DNA window includes the following coding sequences:
- a CDS encoding cupin domain-containing protein yields MEKVSVADVESGGMGAADRRGLTDALDASGLAINHYRVDPGEGLSGGLHTHMDQEEIFYVIEGEVTFTVGYDGDESVVLEAEEAIRFAPGKYQTSENTGDGEAAVIALGAPRESGDVRLPQPCPEGDSDNMQMQFGDDGMVLVCPECGTELDA; encoded by the coding sequence ATGGAGAAAGTCTCCGTGGCAGACGTGGAATCGGGCGGGATGGGGGCGGCAGACCGACGCGGGCTGACCGACGCCCTCGACGCGAGCGGTCTCGCAATCAATCACTACCGAGTCGACCCCGGCGAGGGGCTGTCCGGCGGGCTGCACACCCACATGGACCAAGAGGAGATTTTCTACGTCATCGAGGGCGAGGTGACCTTCACCGTCGGCTACGACGGCGACGAGTCGGTCGTGCTCGAGGCCGAGGAGGCCATCCGGTTTGCCCCCGGCAAGTACCAGACCAGCGAGAACACCGGCGACGGCGAGGCGGCCGTCATCGCGCTCGGTGCCCCCCGCGAGAGCGGAGACGTGCGGCTCCCGCAGCCGTGTCCCGAGGGCGACAGCGACAACATGCAGATGCAGTTCGGCGACGACGGGATGGTGCTCGTCTGTCCCGAGTGTGGGACGGAACTCGACGCGTAG
- a CDS encoding deoxyribonuclease IV, with amino-acid sequence MSEADIRIGAHTSIAKSAGPYDGPANAVHQQLDYGGNCGQIFSHSPQVWQSPSIDDEAAAQFRDLAAENDVRPWVIHTSYLVNLCTPKDDLRRKSLASMQEEVDVADRLDIPYVNVHLGAHTGAGVEGGLANAGSVLDDLDVPEDVTVLIESDAGSGTKLGGQFEHLATVADETSEDIEFCLDTAHVFAAGYDLSTAEGVEATFAEFDDVVGLDRLSYVHLNDSKHACGTNKDEHAHIGEGEIGVEGMRAFINTAADLGVPMALETPTEDGKSFAWNIERVRELHTE; translated from the coding sequence ATGAGCGAAGCCGACATCCGCATCGGGGCACACACCTCAATCGCGAAGAGCGCGGGACCGTACGACGGGCCGGCGAACGCCGTCCACCAGCAACTCGACTACGGTGGCAACTGCGGGCAGATCTTCTCCCACTCCCCGCAGGTGTGGCAGTCGCCGAGCATCGACGACGAGGCCGCCGCGCAGTTTCGCGACCTCGCGGCGGAAAACGACGTGCGCCCGTGGGTCATCCACACCTCGTATCTCGTCAATCTCTGCACGCCGAAAGACGACCTCCGCCGGAAATCACTGGCGTCGATGCAGGAGGAGGTCGACGTGGCCGACCGCCTCGACATCCCGTACGTCAACGTCCACCTCGGGGCACACACCGGCGCGGGCGTGGAGGGCGGGCTGGCGAACGCCGGCTCCGTGCTCGATGACCTCGACGTGCCCGAAGACGTGACGGTGCTCATCGAGTCCGACGCGGGGTCGGGCACCAAACTCGGCGGGCAGTTCGAGCATCTCGCGACCGTCGCCGACGAGACGAGCGAGGATATCGAGTTCTGTCTCGACACGGCCCACGTCTTCGCCGCGGGCTACGACCTCTCGACCGCCGAGGGCGTCGAGGCGACGTTCGCCGAGTTCGACGACGTCGTCGGACTCGACCGGCTCTCCTACGTCCACCTCAACGACTCGAAACACGCCTGCGGCACCAACAAGGACGAACACGCCCACATCGGCGAGGGCGAAATCGGCGTCGAGGGGATGCGCGCGTTCATCAACACCGCCGCCGACCTCGGCGTGCCGATGGCGCTCGAAACCCCGACGGAAGACGGGAAATCCTTCGCGTGGAACATCGAGCGAGTTCGCGAACTCCACACGGAGTGA
- a CDS encoding class I SAM-dependent methyltransferase: MRRFSAEYLDRTREGMWDDRTALAPLRLASRDSVLDVGCGTGELAAALREETDARIVGADRDADLLAHLPRAVPGVRADAYQLPFPDDSFDIVVCQALLINLPDPERALGEFARVASESVAAVEPDNEAVTVESTVASESRLAGEARDRYIAGVDTDVTLGNRLVDLFEEAGFANVETARRDQTQTVEPPYSEADLEAVGRKARGDAIHTQRGDLAGDADALDRLRAAWREMGRTALEQTQAGEYERRETIPFHVAVGDV; encoded by the coding sequence GTGCGCCGCTTTTCCGCCGAGTATCTCGACCGCACGCGCGAGGGGATGTGGGACGACCGGACCGCCCTCGCGCCTCTCCGACTCGCCAGCCGCGACTCCGTGCTCGACGTCGGCTGCGGGACCGGCGAACTCGCGGCGGCCCTCCGAGAAGAGACGGACGCCCGCATCGTCGGCGCGGACCGCGACGCCGACCTGCTGGCGCATCTCCCCCGAGCCGTGCCGGGGGTGCGCGCCGACGCCTACCAGCTCCCGTTCCCGGACGACAGCTTCGACATCGTCGTCTGTCAGGCGCTGCTCATCAACCTCCCCGACCCCGAGCGCGCGCTCGGTGAGTTTGCCCGCGTCGCGAGCGAGTCGGTCGCGGCCGTCGAACCCGACAACGAAGCCGTCACCGTCGAGTCCACCGTCGCGAGCGAGTCGCGACTGGCGGGGGAGGCGCGCGACCGCTACATCGCCGGCGTCGACACCGACGTAACCCTCGGAAACCGACTCGTCGACCTGTTCGAGGAGGCCGGATTCGCGAACGTCGAGACGGCCCGTCGCGACCAGACACAGACGGTCGAACCGCCGTACTCTGAGGCCGACCTCGAAGCCGTGGGCCGGAAGGCGCGCGGCGACGCGATTCACACCCAGCGGGGCGACCTCGCCGGCGACGCCGACGCGCTCGACCGCCTGCGCGCGGCGTGGCGCGAGATGGGCCGCACGGCACTCGAACAGACGCAGGCCGGCGAGTACGAGCGTCGGGAGACGATTCCATTCCACGTCGCCGTCGGCGACGTATAA
- a CDS encoding aminopeptidase, whose product MDPRIREHAEVLVDHSTDIQQGDNVLIRGQPAAEDLIVAVNELCAERGATTSVSMGSSRASRAYMRAVDEDDIELNEMALAPIEAADAMISIRGQQNMSEQSDVPPEIRQKQSAENKPIQQEYLEKRWNGTQFPTPSGAQKAEMSTEAYEEFVWSAVNKDWDAVEEYQSQLVDILEDADEVHIKSGETTDVRMSIEGNIVKNDCGKHNMPGGEVFTAPIADSVEGEVLFDKPVMVHGREVLGARLVFEDGEVVEHDAEKNEEMLTSLLETDEGAKRLGELGIGMNRDIDEFTYNMLFDEKMGDTVHMAIGMAYEDTVSEENERNDSAVHTDMIVDMSEDSFIEVDGERIQTDGTFIFEE is encoded by the coding sequence ATGGACCCACGTATCCGCGAGCACGCCGAGGTGCTCGTTGACCACAGTACCGATATCCAGCAGGGCGATAACGTTCTCATCCGCGGGCAACCGGCCGCAGAGGACCTCATCGTCGCGGTCAACGAACTGTGTGCCGAACGCGGTGCCACCACCTCCGTCTCGATGGGGTCCTCACGCGCGAGTCGCGCCTACATGCGCGCCGTCGACGAGGACGACATCGAACTCAACGAGATGGCGCTGGCCCCAATCGAGGCCGCCGACGCGATGATTTCCATCCGGGGCCAACAGAACATGTCCGAACAGAGCGACGTTCCCCCGGAGATTCGACAGAAGCAGTCGGCGGAGAACAAGCCAATCCAGCAGGAGTATCTCGAAAAGCGGTGGAACGGGACGCAGTTCCCGACGCCGTCGGGCGCACAGAAGGCGGAAATGTCGACGGAAGCCTACGAGGAGTTCGTCTGGAGCGCCGTCAACAAGGACTGGGACGCCGTCGAGGAGTACCAGTCGCAGCTGGTCGACATCCTCGAAGACGCCGACGAGGTGCACATCAAGTCGGGCGAGACGACGGACGTGCGCATGTCCATCGAGGGCAACATCGTGAAAAACGACTGCGGGAAACACAACATGCCGGGCGGCGAGGTGTTCACCGCGCCCATCGCCGACAGCGTCGAGGGCGAGGTGCTGTTCGACAAGCCCGTGATGGTCCACGGCCGCGAGGTGCTCGGTGCTCGACTCGTCTTCGAAGACGGCGAGGTAGTCGAACACGACGCCGAGAAGAACGAGGAGATGCTCACCTCGCTGCTCGAAACCGACGAGGGAGCCAAGCGGCTCGGCGAACTCGGCATCGGGATGAACCGCGACATCGACGAGTTCACGTACAACATGCTGTTCGACGAGAAGATGGGCGACACCGTCCACATGGCCATCGGGATGGCCTACGAGGACACCGTCAGCGAAGAGAACGAGCGCAACGACTCGGCCGTCCACACCGACATGATTGTCGACATGAGCGAGGACTCGTTCATCGAGGTGGACGGCGAGCGCATCCAGACGGACGGGACGTTCATCTTCGAAGAGTAG